The genomic region TACAAAAATTGCAGAGATTGCCAAAGATTATCACCTTACTTTACTAAGCAATGATATTTCACTCAAAATTCGCTCTCTTGCACGTGGCATCAAGGCGCAATCTCTCTTCCGTGATCGCGTAGAGAATCCAAACGATATTGATTTCTGGCATCATTTTGACCTACACAAAAATAGCGATCTTTCTTCTCTTAAAAATGATAAACAATTCATGAAACTCAAAGATTGGAGTTTGATTGAAATTGATGAGCAAGATAACACAGATAGCGCTTTATATTTTACAGGGAAAAAACACTTTGGCATCAAATTAGATGGGAATTTTGAAGAACTTAAGCTTGATGAAATCCTTGAAGCTTGTGATCCCTATATCAAGCCTATCAATTTAGAACAAAAAATGCTTTATGCTATGCTTATTCATCCCAAAAATCGTGTCAGTATTGCTACAGGCTCTACAGGCAGCGGTAAAACACTGATTGCCCTACAAGCAGGTATTTATTTGGTAAAAAAAGGAATCGTTGATGGCATTATCTATATGCGTAATACCGTAACTGCAAGCGATAAGGAATCAGAATTGGGTTTCCGCAAAGGTGATGAAGCCCAAAAGCTCAACTATTTCATGTATCCCCTTTATAGCGCAATAAACTTTACTATTGATAGACTTCAAGAACAATCTCTAGCCAAAAGGATAGAATACCATGGTGATGTCAATACCATACAAAAAAAAGATGCCACAGAATACTTTTTACAAAAACACAATATTGAAATTATTGATATTGCTCATGCTAGAGGCATAACCATCGGTAAAAAATTTGTGATCTTTGATGAAGTTCAAAATGCCTCTAATGCTACTGTAAAACTTATTGGCACGCGTATTGGCGAAGGAAGTAGGATTTTATTTTTAGGTGATTGGGCGCAAATTGACCACCCCTATTTAAGTAAATTTCGTAATGGCGCTGTGAGTCTCCTGCAAAAAGCCCTTCAAGATAATATTCTCGCAGGTATTCAGCTTAGACAAACAATTCGTAGCGATATTGCTGCTTATTTTGGAGAAAGTTTTTAGTTTTTTATTAAAAAATCAACGAAATAAATCCACTTAAATACTTGATTTTTTCTGCCTCAAGAATGCAAAACAGATTTTCGGATTATCTCTTGATTCCAACGCATTATTGACATATAGAGATAATAATCACAAACAAAAATCATCTAATTCTATATAAAAATTCTAAAATTATAAAATAATACTTAAGATTGTGATTTTCAGTTTTATTTTAATACTTTTTATATATTATTTTTTTCTATAAATAAAAATTATAAAGGAAATTCAAATGAACCAAAAAATCTTATTATGTTGTCTGCTTTCTTTTGTTGGGCTATATGGAGCATCCGTCCCGCAAAAACTTGCAGACAAACCTGCTGATAAACCCTTACGTATTATTACTCATAATAAACAAGTTTATTGTTATGCACCTGTAATTTCTAATGGGGAACATTATGTTTATATTGATAATTGTAATTCCAGTTCTGTGAAACCTGCCAGATATGATGTTTTTCAGAGGATTTCTTTCAATATATATGATAGCTGGTTTTGTGTCACTGCCCCAAGTTCAGTAACCGGAATTGATGGCAAAGTAACCCAAAAATGGGATTATGTCCATTTGCGTCCTTGCGCTATCAATGACAAAAATCAACGCTGGATAGTCAAAGACAATGCTTTTTGGACTGCTGATGGAAAGTTTCGTCTCAAAGACTATGGCTGGTATGGTTATATTTCACAAAAAGCCTCAGATTACTACAATCACACACTTGATCCTTCAATGCAATCTTGGATCAATACCGTTGCAACACC from Helicobacter sp. 11S03491-1 harbors:
- a CDS encoding PhoH family protein, which produces MVKKSYLLDTSIILDDIQNIPHLYQNGHNRLFISDVVIEELDKKKELQNETGYFAREFFRSINSDDPIKSHHKIHKIEGDFLKEIIFSKPPYHIPIILIYRQNYKTIGLDHSLNDTKIAEIAKDYHLTLLSNDISLKIRSLARGIKAQSLFRDRVENPNDIDFWHHFDLHKNSDLSSLKNDKQFMKLKDWSLIEIDEQDNTDSALYFTGKKHFGIKLDGNFEELKLDEILEACDPYIKPINLEQKMLYAMLIHPKNRVSIATGSTGSGKTLIALQAGIYLVKKGIVDGIIYMRNTVTASDKESELGFRKGDEAQKLNYFMYPLYSAINFTIDRLQEQSLAKRIEYHGDVNTIQKKDATEYFLQKHNIEIIDIAHARGITIGKKFVIFDEVQNASNATVKLIGTRIGEGSRILFLGDWAQIDHPYLSKFRNGAVSLLQKALQDNILAGIQLRQTIRSDIAAYFGESF